CCTTACGGACATAAACTGCACACTTAACTACACAGACAGCGAAGGGGACACAGGCACAATATACTTCGAGTGGTTCAAGAACGGAATTTCTTTGGCAACTGGCAATGAAACCGCAGTTTCAAATGGGTCTTTGGCTTCAGATGCCCTGAACTCGACCTACTTTGTCAAAGGGGACAATATCACCTGCCAGGTTTATTCCATAGACGGCTACGAACAGGAATCGGCTTTGGAGAATTCCACAGAGAAAGCAATTCTGAACACCGCCCCGGTTATCAACACTACTCCAGTGAATATAACCGTGAACGCCAATGGCAGTTACTGGGAGTATGATTATGATGCAATAGACCCCGACGTTTCAGATGGAATCGATGTGCTTTCCTGGACAGATAACACAACCCTTTTCGACATAAACTCCTCAACCGGAGTAATTTCAGACAACCCTTCAGAGTTTGAGGCGGGGTATTATGCAGTTTTGATTACTGTTTCGGACGGGGAGGACAACAATACGTATATGCTCAATTATACCATAACGGATATCGGTGCGCCTTCAGTAATAATCAATTCCCCTGCGGTTAACCATTATGGTCTATCTAACATAAGCATTTCCTTAAACATCAGCGACGGATTTGGCGTTGATTCTTGTTGGTATTCTCTGGACGACTGGGCTACAAACACAAGCTTTAACTGCAGCGTTATTTCTTTAAACCTTTCTGAGGGCAACTACACCCTATTGGTTGGAGCAAATGATACTTCGGGGGGAATCAATTCCTCGGAAAGCTTATTATTCTGGATTGACCTGGCTTCTCCAAGCATTTCCTTTTCCTGCAATTCTGACAGGGTTTATCTCAAAGAGACCCTTACCTGCACCTGCTTAGCCACGGACAATATTTCGCCTTCGGAGAATATAACCCTGAGCTATGAGCCAAATCCTTCTACCGACACCTTGGGAGATAAGATTGCGTCCTGTACTGCCACTGATCTTGCAGGGAACACAAACAGCTCTACCTATGCTTATCGCGTCCTGTATAAGGTTACTGGTGGTGGAGGCGGAGGCGGGTCAGTTTCCGGAGCGAACAAGCAGATTGTGTGGCAATCGGCTGACTCCCGTATATTTTTGGAAGTAAACCTGAACAAGTCTATTTCCGGTGCATCTATTATCTTTAATGAGTCCCAAGACCCCCCATATACTTCTTCCCCTGGCGTTGTTTATCAATACTTTTCTGTCAAAAAGGTGAAGTTTGAAAATGAGCAGATCGAAAATGCTACCCTGAGGTTCAGGGTTGAAAACCTGTGGCTGCGAAAAAACAATCTTTCCGGGGTTTACCTTGCACACTACTCTCAGGGCCAATGGGTGCCTCTGGAAACGGTAAAGGCCAATTCTTCACTGGAGTTTACTGAGTATCTGGCTTATCTGGACTCTTTTTCGGATTTTGCAATAGTGGGAGAGAAGCTGCCTTTATGCATAGAGTCAGATAAGCGGTGCGTGCCTGAGGGTATTGAAGTATGTAGAAATAGCTATTGGTTTTTTTTGGAAAAATGCGAAAATGGCTGTGATGCCGAGGCCAAGTCCTGCATAGAGCTTTTTGGAGAGGTAGAGGAAGTCTGCTCTGAAGGCCAGGAGAAATGCCTGGAGGGATGGGTTTATTCTTGCCAGCAAAATGGCTGGTTCGAGTCAATGTACTGCCCGCTTGGGTGCGATGAGGCGGGTATTGGATGCCGCCAGCCGGAAGTTGAAGGTGTTGTAGCAGAAAGAGAATTGCACCCATATGCCTATCTGGGCATCTTGGTCATCCTTATCCTGACTGCAGCGCTTTTCCTGAGATCAAAGCTGGTTTCAAAGGGAACCGCTGCTTTAAAGCCCAAGCATCTGGAGTACCGGGGCGGAGTTGATGTCGAAACATTGGTCAAGAATGAAGAGAATCTTTTTGATGAGGTTGAAGGCGAGATAA
This sequence is a window from Candidatus Aenigmatarchaeota archaeon. Protein-coding genes within it:
- a CDS encoding PGF-pre-PGF domain-containing protein, translated to LTDINCTLNYTDSEGDTGTIYFEWFKNGISLATGNETAVSNGSLASDALNSTYFVKGDNITCQVYSIDGYEQESALENSTEKAILNTAPVINTTPVNITVNANGSYWEYDYDAIDPDVSDGIDVLSWTDNTTLFDINSSTGVISDNPSEFEAGYYAVLITVSDGEDNNTYMLNYTITDIGAPSVIINSPAVNHYGLSNISISLNISDGFGVDSCWYSLDDWATNTSFNCSVISLNLSEGNYTLLVGANDTSGGINSSESLLFWIDLASPSISFSCNSDRVYLKETLTCTCLATDNISPSENITLSYEPNPSTDTLGDKIASCTATDLAGNTNSSTYAYRVLYKVTGGGGGGGSVSGANKQIVWQSADSRIFLEVNLNKSISGASIIFNESQDPPYTSSPGVVYQYFSVKKVKFENEQIENATLRFRVENLWLRKNNLSGVYLAHYSQGQWVPLETVKANSSLEFTEYLAYLDSFSDFAIVGEKLPLCIESDKRCVPEGIEVCRNSYWFFLEKCENGCDAEAKSCIELFGEVEEVCSEGQEKCLEGWVYSCQQNGWFESMYCPLGCDEAGIGCRQPEVEGVVAERELHPYAYLGILVILILTAALFLRSKLVSKGTAALKPKHLEYRGGVDVETLVKNEENLFDEVEGEIKSVEGVIQDVESQISKRKSNTKKNPRELENKTRYL